A stretch of Microbulbifer bruguierae DNA encodes these proteins:
- the dapB gene encoding 4-hydroxy-tetrahydrodipicolinate reductase, which produces MAVKLAITGFGGRMGRVLAEAAQQAEQDGNAKFSAAIVRPGSSLVGADAGEVAGIGRNGLAIVDSLEQADFDVLIDFTSPEATLANAAWCAAHGKAIVIGTTGFDPEQKAQMLSAGDKTPLCFATNFSTGVNLCFNLLETAARVLGNDVDIEIVEAHHRHKVDAPSGTALSMGEVIADTLGRDLSKVAVYGREGQTGARDRETIGFATVRGGDVVGEHTVSFLADGERIEITHKASSRLAFARGAVRAAVWLSERPAGRYDMRDVLALK; this is translated from the coding sequence ATGGCGGTAAAACTGGCAATCACGGGATTTGGCGGCCGTATGGGACGCGTACTGGCCGAGGCGGCCCAGCAGGCGGAGCAGGACGGCAATGCGAAGTTCAGCGCAGCCATTGTCCGCCCCGGTTCCAGCCTGGTGGGCGCGGATGCTGGCGAAGTGGCGGGGATCGGGCGCAATGGCCTGGCGATCGTCGACAGCCTTGAGCAGGCTGACTTCGATGTTCTGATCGATTTCACCTCGCCCGAGGCCACGCTTGCCAACGCGGCATGGTGCGCGGCCCATGGCAAGGCCATTGTGATCGGCACAACCGGGTTCGATCCGGAGCAGAAGGCGCAGATGCTGAGTGCCGGTGATAAAACACCGCTGTGTTTTGCGACCAATTTTTCCACCGGCGTAAATCTGTGCTTTAACTTACTGGAAACCGCGGCCCGGGTGCTGGGCAACGACGTGGATATCGAGATTGTCGAGGCCCATCACCGTCACAAGGTGGATGCGCCTTCCGGTACTGCCCTCAGCATGGGGGAGGTGATCGCGGATACCCTCGGTCGCGACCTGTCCAAAGTGGCGGTATATGGCCGCGAGGGGCAAACCGGCGCCCGCGACCGGGAAACCATTGGTTTTGCGACGGTGCGCGGCGGTGATGTGGTGGGAGAGCACACGGTGTCCTTTCTCGCCGATGGTGAACGTATTGAGATCACCCACAAGGCCAGCAGTCGCCTGGCATTTGCCCGCGGCGCCGTGCGCGCCGCGGTCTGGCTGAGCGAACGTCCCGCCGGCCGCTACGATATGCGTGACGTACTGGCCCTCAAATAA
- the rimK gene encoding 30S ribosomal protein S6--L-glutamate ligase translates to MEKKIIVGSEEWCALPGLGIPAIKARVDSGAKTSCLHAYNIQTFNRAGEPWVSFEAHPLQNLRRPRVRCEARVLDKRTVRSSSGDAEKRLVIKTPISIGGSVWDIELTLTNRDSMGYRMLLGREAMMGRMLVDPSESFCLGEIPPSQLEEYYHDEHHMAGTGLRIGVLASNPDLYSNQRIMEAGAERGHRMTFLNIRQCYMKLDAAEPEVHYRDGRILNNLDAIIPRIRPSQTFYGCALTRHFESMGVYALNGSQSISQSRDKLYSLQLLQEGGLNIPISGFANSPMDTNELIDMVGGAPLIVKLLEGTQGRGVVLAETRKAAESVINAFKSLKVNLLVQEFIREAQGKDLRLFVVDGKVFAAIQREAAPGEFRANIHQGGTASVVKILPEERKLAIKAAKVLGLKVAGVDIIRSKKGPLLLEVNSSPGLEGIESATRKDVAGSMIMAIEKALKWRPTIPGVETIPSD, encoded by the coding sequence TTGGAAAAGAAAATTATCGTCGGCAGTGAAGAGTGGTGCGCCCTCCCTGGATTGGGTATCCCTGCGATCAAAGCGCGGGTGGATTCCGGGGCGAAAACCTCTTGTCTGCACGCCTACAACATTCAGACCTTCAATCGCGCGGGCGAGCCCTGGGTGAGCTTTGAGGCGCATCCGCTGCAGAACCTGCGCCGCCCACGGGTACGCTGCGAGGCGCGGGTGCTGGATAAGCGCACGGTGCGCAGCTCTTCTGGCGATGCAGAAAAGCGCCTGGTGATCAAAACCCCGATCAGTATCGGCGGCAGCGTCTGGGATATCGAACTTACGCTGACCAACCGCGATTCCATGGGGTATCGCATGCTGCTCGGACGCGAGGCGATGATGGGACGCATGCTGGTGGATCCTTCGGAAAGCTTCTGTCTGGGGGAGATTCCCCCGAGCCAGTTGGAGGAGTACTACCACGACGAGCACCACATGGCGGGCACTGGCCTGCGTATCGGCGTGCTCGCGTCCAACCCGGACCTGTACAGCAATCAGCGCATCATGGAGGCCGGTGCCGAGCGCGGGCATCGTATGACCTTCCTGAACATTCGCCAGTGCTATATGAAGCTGGATGCTGCGGAACCGGAAGTGCACTACCGGGACGGCCGTATTCTCAATAACCTGGACGCCATCATTCCGCGTATCCGTCCCAGTCAGACGTTCTACGGCTGTGCGCTTACCCGCCACTTTGAAAGCATGGGTGTGTATGCGCTCAATGGCTCCCAGTCCATCAGCCAGTCCCGGGACAAGCTCTATTCCCTGCAGTTGCTGCAGGAGGGCGGGCTGAATATTCCGATCTCCGGTTTCGCCAACTCCCCGATGGATACCAATGAGCTGATCGATATGGTCGGCGGCGCGCCGCTGATTGTGAAACTGCTCGAGGGTACTCAGGGCCGCGGTGTGGTGCTGGCGGAAACCCGCAAAGCCGCAGAGTCGGTCATCAACGCGTTCAAATCCCTGAAGGTGAACCTGCTGGTGCAGGAGTTTATTCGCGAGGCCCAGGGCAAGGATCTGCGTCTGTTTGTGGTAGATGGCAAAGTATTTGCCGCAATTCAGCGCGAGGCGGCGCCGGGCGAGTTCCGCGCCAATATCCATCAGGGTGGGACCGCTTCGGTGGTCAAGATTCTGCCGGAAGAGCGCAAGCTGGCGATCAAGGCCGCCAAGGTACTGGGGCTCAAAGTTGCCGGGGTGGATATCATTCGCTCCAAGAAGGGGCCACTGCTGCTGGAGGTGAATTCTTCTCCCGGTCTTGAAGGTATTGAAAGTGCCACCCGCAAAGACGTGGCCGGTTCCATGATCATGGCGATCGAAAAGGCGCTGAAGTGGCGTCCGACGATTCCTGGGGTGGAAACGATACCGTCGGATTGA
- the carA gene encoding glutamine-hydrolyzing carbamoyl-phosphate synthase small subunit, which translates to MPSTTPAMLVLADGSVFHGRAIGAEGSTVGEVVFNTSMTGYQEILTDPSYARQIVTLTYPHIGNTGTNSEDEEASEIWAAGLVIRDLPLLASSFRSEQSLEDYLKARNIVGIADIDTRRLTRILRDKGAQSGCIVTGDNIEEAEALKQAQAFAGLKGMDLAKVVSTKEKYDFNEGTWELGLGHKPAPAEQPYKVVAYDFGVKRNILRMLVDRGCSITVVPAETPASEVLAMNPNGVFLSNGPGDPEPCDYAIAAIKEFLDAGLPTYGICLGHQLLGLAVGAKTAKMKFGHHGGNHPVQDLDSAKVMITAQNHGFEVDADTLPDNVEITHKSLFDGTLQGIRLKDKPAFSFQGHPEASPGPHDVAPLFDQFIEMMEARR; encoded by the coding sequence ATGCCCAGCACAACCCCGGCAATGCTGGTACTCGCTGATGGCAGTGTCTTCCACGGTCGCGCCATTGGCGCCGAAGGCTCAACTGTCGGTGAGGTAGTTTTCAATACCTCCATGACCGGATACCAGGAGATCCTGACGGACCCGTCCTATGCCCGTCAGATCGTGACCCTGACCTACCCCCATATCGGAAACACAGGTACCAACAGCGAAGACGAAGAAGCGTCGGAAATCTGGGCCGCCGGCCTGGTGATTCGCGACCTGCCGCTGCTGGCTTCCAGCTTCCGCAGCGAGCAGTCCCTGGAAGATTACCTGAAGGCGCGCAATATCGTCGGCATCGCTGACATCGACACCCGTCGCCTGACCCGTATCCTGCGCGACAAGGGCGCACAGAGCGGCTGCATCGTTACCGGTGACAACATTGAAGAGGCAGAAGCCCTGAAACAGGCGCAGGCGTTTGCCGGCCTCAAGGGTATGGACCTGGCCAAGGTCGTCTCCACCAAGGAGAAGTACGACTTCAACGAAGGCACCTGGGAACTGGGCTTGGGCCACAAGCCGGCACCGGCCGAACAGCCCTACAAGGTTGTGGCCTACGACTTCGGCGTAAAACGCAACATCCTGCGCATGCTGGTGGACCGCGGCTGTAGCATCACCGTGGTGCCTGCCGAGACTCCGGCGTCTGAAGTGCTGGCGATGAACCCGAATGGCGTGTTCCTCTCCAACGGCCCCGGCGACCCCGAGCCCTGCGACTATGCGATCGCCGCGATCAAAGAATTCCTCGACGCCGGCCTGCCCACCTACGGTATTTGTCTCGGCCACCAGCTGCTGGGCCTGGCCGTCGGTGCCAAGACCGCGAAGATGAAATTCGGCCATCACGGCGGCAACCACCCGGTGCAGGACCTGGATTCCGCCAAGGTGATGATCACCGCGCAGAACCACGGTTTTGAAGTGGATGCCGACACCCTGCCGGACAATGTGGAAATCACCCACAAGTCCCTGTTCGACGGCACCCTGCAAGGTATCCGCCTGAAGGACAAACCGGCGTTCAGCTTCCAGGGACACCCGGAAGCGAGCCCTGGCCCGCACGATGTGGCGCCGCTGTTCGACCAGTTTATCGAGATGATGGAAGCACGCCGCTAA
- a CDS encoding cytochrome-c peroxidase — MNRERFNFRQILFISSTSLLPMLFSSGSFAQQEEHVRDLALKLLGKHVFYDTELSNPKGNQGCVSCHDPAAGGSSPFSDINATTVVIPGANGNVGTRRTITNMYASFVPPFSPDCKPNTLLSPYCGGNFWDGRSEGKIPDFATDGTFPAPHLDAEVFYNIESPKITAYSKYFGPTSDQALNPFPSIAEQNITEQDTCKRVAAAEYRTLYKVAFGKEIDCGYTEVSPYVYPGFTGYNISFRRVMLAVAAFQHSWETNSFTSKRDMALRSELACIEPGHAEFYDMEFCEELAYAIMESGNGKSEAGKFPLLMLTEAENFGHDIFYNVPHFNPAFGVSNPDPSIPAGACAFCHSNTPTTPVFAPPFFSIDDDGSELLQTYADHAYHNIGVPYNPEIPVLEGSDTGLNRTHMPAVPNGGFRSPSLRNLFKKLSPDFTKAYMHNGFFKSVETVVNFYNTASVKPVCPTPMAPEKLTEAYALANNCWPAPEFSNNLTRGTLIGNLGMTSSDEAALVSYLKTLDDYHTAEPPFIFERRAFLPPLMSIGGNYRPRPASPAVTLFSYEGEWLIRECNKISLGDGVTPISVPEGSGCNMTSILEVVQGIR; from the coding sequence ATGAATCGCGAAAGATTCAATTTTCGACAGATACTTTTCATATCTTCCACTTCGCTGCTGCCAATGCTCTTTAGTTCTGGTTCATTCGCACAGCAGGAAGAGCACGTGAGAGACCTGGCCCTCAAGCTTCTCGGAAAACATGTTTTTTATGATACTGAGCTGTCCAACCCAAAGGGCAACCAGGGCTGTGTTTCCTGTCATGATCCTGCCGCCGGCGGCAGCAGTCCTTTTTCTGATATTAATGCAACAACGGTTGTGATTCCTGGTGCGAATGGAAATGTCGGCACACGAAGAACGATTACAAACATGTATGCCAGCTTTGTACCGCCGTTCAGCCCGGACTGCAAGCCGAACACCTTACTCAGTCCATATTGCGGTGGCAATTTCTGGGACGGACGATCCGAGGGAAAAATTCCGGATTTCGCAACAGATGGCACTTTTCCAGCACCACATCTGGATGCAGAGGTTTTCTACAACATTGAGAGCCCTAAGATAACGGCTTATAGCAAATACTTCGGTCCTACTTCAGATCAGGCACTGAATCCATTTCCGAGTATCGCCGAGCAGAATATAACCGAGCAGGACACCTGCAAACGCGTTGCCGCCGCTGAGTACAGAACCCTTTACAAAGTGGCCTTTGGCAAAGAGATTGATTGCGGTTACACCGAGGTAAGCCCATATGTATACCCGGGATTTACAGGCTACAACATATCTTTCCGACGGGTGATGCTCGCTGTCGCTGCATTTCAACACAGCTGGGAAACCAATTCATTTACGTCCAAGCGCGACATGGCGCTAAGATCGGAGTTGGCCTGTATTGAGCCGGGGCATGCAGAATTCTACGACATGGAATTTTGTGAAGAATTGGCTTATGCGATCATGGAGAGCGGCAATGGAAAATCGGAAGCCGGAAAGTTTCCACTGCTAATGCTAACGGAGGCCGAGAACTTTGGGCACGATATTTTTTACAATGTGCCACATTTCAATCCCGCTTTCGGAGTGAGCAATCCAGATCCCAGCATTCCCGCCGGTGCCTGCGCCTTCTGCCACAGCAACACGCCCACAACCCCTGTATTTGCCCCCCCTTTCTTCAGCATTGATGATGACGGTTCTGAACTTTTACAAACCTATGCTGATCATGCGTACCACAATATCGGCGTTCCCTATAATCCAGAGATACCTGTACTCGAGGGATCCGACACTGGGCTGAATCGAACGCACATGCCAGCCGTACCCAATGGCGGCTTCCGCAGTCCTTCACTCCGAAATCTTTTCAAAAAGCTTTCGCCTGATTTTACCAAGGCATATATGCATAACGGTTTCTTTAAAAGCGTCGAAACCGTGGTTAATTTTTACAACACCGCCAGTGTAAAGCCGGTTTGTCCAACGCCTATGGCACCCGAAAAGTTAACGGAAGCCTATGCGTTAGCAAACAATTGCTGGCCGGCACCTGAATTCAGTAACAATCTGACAAGAGGGACCTTGATAGGAAATCTGGGCATGACTTCTAGTGATGAAGCTGCTCTGGTTTCTTACTTGAAAACACTGGACGACTACCACACCGCAGAACCCCCGTTCATCTTTGAGCGAAGAGCTTTCTTGCCGCCGCTGATGTCCATCGGAGGTAATTACAGGCCGAGACCTGCCTCGCCAGCAGTAACACTGTTCTCTTACGAGGGTGAGTGGCTTATACGGGAATGTAACAAAATATCTCTGGGAGATGGGGTGACACCTATCAGCGTACCCGAGGGCAGTGGTTGCAATATGACAAGTATTCTTGAGGTGGTTCAGGGAATTCGCTAA
- the greA gene encoding transcription elongation factor GreA, giving the protein MNRVPMTVEGAEALRAELENLKKVQRPAVVQAIAEAREHGDLKENAEYHAAREKQGFIEGRIQEIEAKLSLAQVIDVKAIEPSDKVIFGTTVTIIHMENESEVTYKIVGDDEADVKQKKISVNSPIARALIGKEVGDIVVVNTPSGSVEYEIDAVEHL; this is encoded by the coding sequence TTGAACCGCGTACCGATGACCGTAGAGGGCGCAGAAGCCCTGCGAGCAGAACTGGAAAACCTGAAAAAAGTACAGCGCCCAGCCGTAGTGCAGGCAATTGCTGAAGCTCGCGAGCACGGCGACCTGAAGGAAAATGCCGAGTACCACGCAGCCCGTGAAAAACAGGGCTTTATCGAAGGCCGAATCCAGGAGATTGAAGCCAAGCTCTCCCTTGCTCAGGTGATCGATGTCAAAGCGATTGAGCCCAGTGATAAAGTTATTTTCGGCACTACCGTAACCATTATTCATATGGAAAACGAGAGTGAAGTCACTTACAAAATCGTGGGTGATGACGAGGCGGATGTGAAACAGAAGAAAATTTCTGTGAACTCTCCGATTGCCCGCGCTTTGATTGGCAAGGAAGTGGGAGATATTGTGGTAGTGAATACGCCGTCCGGTTCGGTGGAGTATGAGATTGATGCGGTAGAGCATCTATAA
- the carB gene encoding carbamoyl-phosphate synthase large subunit, which produces MPKRTDIQSILIIGAGPIVIGQACEFDYSGAQACKALREEGFRVILVNSNPATIMTDPSMADATYIEPVEWKTVAKIIEKERPDAILPTMGGQTALNCALALDKHGVLEKFGCELIGADKNAIEKAEDRDLFDKAMKAIGLETPRAKIVHTMEEAKKVPEEFGFPVIIRPSFTMGGSGGGVAYNWPEFEEICKRGLDLSPTNELLIDESLLGWKEYEMEVVRDKNDNCIIVCAIENFDPMGVHTGDSITVAPAQTLTDKEYQLMRNASIAVLREIGVETGGSNVQFGMDPKTGRMVVIEMNPRVSRSSALASKATGFPIAKVAAKLAVGYTLDELQNDITGGATPASFEPSIDYVVTKIPRFTFEKFGEADARLTTQMKSVGEVMAIGRNFQESLQKALRGLEVGSFGFEPKLDPAEVGSVERLRRELSVAGAERIWYVGDAFRMGMSIDEVYELSGIDPWFLVQIKELMDIEEPLKYMPTSALDAKTMRFLKRKGFSDKRLADLLGVSQKTVREFRHKLGVFPAFKRVDTCAAEFATSTAYMYSTYDEECEAQPSDKKKIMVLGGGPNRIGQGIEFDYCCVHAALAMREDGYETIMVNCNPETVSTDYDTSDRLYFEPVTLEDVLEIVRKEKPEGVIVQFGGQTPLNLARYLAAEGVPIIGTTPEQIDRAEDRERFQQMIIRLGLKQPQNAIVRSEYEAILKAKEVGYPLVVRPSYVLGGRAMEIVYKEDELKTYMKEAVQVSEDAPVLLDHFLHSAIEVDIDAVSDGKDVVIGAIMQHIEQCGVHSGDSACSLPPYSLPADVQDQMREQVKAMARELGVVGLMNTQLAYQGGEIYVIEVNPRASRTVPFVSKCIGTSLAKIAARCQAGMSLVEQGFTSEIVPDYFSVKESVFPFNKFPKVDPILGPEMKSTGEVMGVGETFAEAFDKSLLGAGDALPESGKVFISVRDVDKPGVVNVARELSKLGFELVATRGTAKVLQDADITVTTVNKMSEGRPHIVDMIKNDEIALVVNTTEGRQAIRDSADIRRSAENHQVCYTTTLAAASAMALAMQIAEPHKVRSLQDLHQRVVRLQG; this is translated from the coding sequence ATGCCAAAACGCACAGACATTCAAAGCATTCTGATCATCGGCGCAGGCCCCATCGTCATCGGTCAGGCCTGTGAATTCGATTACTCCGGTGCCCAGGCCTGTAAGGCCCTGCGCGAAGAGGGTTTCCGGGTAATCCTGGTGAACTCCAACCCCGCCACCATCATGACCGACCCGTCCATGGCGGATGCCACGTACATCGAGCCGGTGGAGTGGAAGACGGTCGCCAAGATCATCGAGAAAGAGCGCCCGGACGCGATTCTGCCCACTATGGGCGGCCAGACCGCGCTGAACTGCGCGCTGGCGCTGGATAAGCACGGCGTGCTGGAAAAGTTCGGCTGTGAGCTGATCGGTGCGGACAAGAACGCCATCGAAAAAGCGGAAGACCGCGACCTGTTCGACAAGGCGATGAAGGCCATTGGCCTCGAGACCCCGCGCGCCAAGATCGTCCACACCATGGAAGAGGCGAAGAAGGTCCCGGAAGAATTCGGCTTCCCGGTAATCATCCGCCCGTCCTTCACCATGGGCGGTTCCGGTGGCGGTGTGGCCTACAACTGGCCGGAATTCGAGGAAATCTGCAAACGCGGCCTCGACCTGTCCCCCACCAACGAACTGCTGATCGACGAATCCCTGCTCGGCTGGAAAGAGTACGAGATGGAGGTGGTTCGAGACAAAAACGACAACTGCATCATCGTGTGTGCCATCGAGAACTTCGACCCCATGGGCGTGCACACCGGTGACTCCATCACCGTAGCCCCGGCGCAGACCCTGACCGACAAGGAATACCAGCTGATGCGCAATGCGTCCATCGCGGTATTGCGCGAGATCGGCGTGGAAACCGGCGGCTCCAACGTGCAGTTCGGTATGGACCCGAAAACCGGCCGCATGGTGGTGATCGAGATGAACCCGCGGGTGTCTCGCTCCTCCGCACTGGCCTCCAAGGCCACCGGCTTCCCGATCGCCAAGGTCGCGGCCAAGCTGGCGGTGGGTTACACCCTGGACGAGCTCCAGAACGACATCACCGGCGGCGCGACCCCGGCGTCTTTCGAGCCTTCTATCGACTATGTCGTGACCAAGATTCCGCGCTTCACCTTCGAGAAATTCGGTGAAGCGGATGCGCGCCTGACCACCCAGATGAAGTCCGTGGGTGAAGTCATGGCCATCGGTCGCAATTTTCAAGAGTCCCTGCAGAAAGCGCTGCGCGGCCTGGAAGTAGGCTCTTTCGGCTTCGAGCCGAAACTCGACCCGGCGGAAGTAGGCTCTGTAGAACGCCTGCGCCGCGAACTGTCCGTGGCTGGTGCCGAGCGTATTTGGTACGTGGGCGATGCCTTCCGTATGGGTATGAGTATCGATGAAGTCTACGAACTCTCCGGCATCGATCCCTGGTTCCTGGTACAGATCAAGGAACTGATGGATATCGAAGAGCCGCTGAAGTACATGCCGACCTCCGCGCTCGACGCCAAGACCATGCGTTTCCTGAAGCGTAAGGGCTTCTCTGACAAGCGTCTCGCGGACCTCCTGGGCGTGAGCCAGAAAACCGTGCGTGAATTCCGCCACAAGCTGGGCGTATTTCCAGCCTTCAAGCGTGTCGACACCTGTGCGGCTGAATTTGCCACCAGCACCGCTTATATGTACTCCACCTACGATGAAGAGTGCGAAGCGCAGCCGTCCGACAAGAAAAAAATCATGGTGCTCGGCGGTGGCCCCAACCGTATCGGTCAGGGTATCGAGTTCGACTACTGCTGCGTGCACGCGGCACTGGCCATGCGCGAAGACGGTTACGAGACCATCATGGTTAACTGTAACCCGGAGACCGTTTCCACTGACTACGACACTTCCGACCGCCTCTACTTCGAACCGGTAACGCTTGAGGATGTGCTGGAAATTGTGCGCAAGGAAAAACCGGAAGGTGTGATCGTGCAGTTCGGCGGCCAGACCCCGCTGAACCTGGCGCGCTACCTGGCCGCCGAGGGCGTGCCGATCATCGGTACCACCCCGGAGCAGATCGACCGCGCGGAAGACCGCGAGCGCTTCCAGCAGATGATCATCCGTCTCGGCCTCAAGCAGCCGCAGAACGCCATCGTGCGTTCCGAGTACGAAGCCATCCTGAAGGCCAAGGAAGTCGGCTACCCGCTGGTGGTACGTCCCTCCTATGTTCTTGGCGGCCGCGCGATGGAGATCGTGTACAAGGAAGACGAACTCAAGACCTACATGAAGGAAGCCGTGCAGGTTTCCGAAGATGCGCCGGTGCTGCTGGACCACTTCCTGCACTCCGCCATCGAGGTGGATATCGACGCGGTATCCGACGGCAAGGATGTAGTGATCGGTGCGATCATGCAGCACATCGAACAGTGCGGTGTGCACTCCGGTGACTCCGCCTGCTCTCTGCCGCCCTACAGCTTGCCGGCAGACGTCCAGGACCAGATGCGCGAGCAGGTGAAAGCCATGGCCCGTGAACTGGGTGTAGTGGGCCTGATGAACACCCAGCTCGCCTACCAGGGCGGCGAAATCTATGTGATCGAGGTGAATCCTCGCGCATCCCGTACCGTGCCGTTTGTTTCCAAGTGCATCGGCACCTCGCTGGCGAAGATCGCGGCGCGCTGTCAGGCCGGTATGAGCCTGGTCGAGCAGGGCTTTACCTCGGAAATCGTTCCGGATTACTTCTCCGTCAAGGAGTCCGTATTCCCGTTCAACAAATTCCCGAAGGTAGACCCGATCCTCGGTCCGGAAATGAAATCTACCGGTGAGGTGATGGGTGTAGGCGAAACCTTCGCCGAAGCTTTCGACAAGAGTCTGCTCGGTGCTGGCGATGCGCTGCCGGAATCCGGCAAAGTCTTCATTTCTGTGCGCGACGTGGACAAGCCCGGTGTGGTGAATGTGGCTCGCGAGCTGTCCAAGCTCGGTTTTGAGCTGGTTGCGACCCGCGGCACCGCCAAGGTCTTGCAAGATGCAGACATTACCGTTACAACGGTAAACAAGATGAGTGAAGGCCGGCCGCATATCGTCGATATGATCAAAAACGACGAGATCGCACTGGTTGTCAATACGACCGAAGGACGCCAGGCCATTCGCGATTCTGCGGATATCCGCCGCAGTGCCGAAAATCACCAGGTGTGTTACACCACCACCCTGGCCGCAGCCAGTGCCATGGCGCTGGCGATGCAGATTGCCGAACCGCACAAGGTACGCAGCCTGCAGGACCTGCACCAGCGCGTTGTGCGTCTGCAGGGTTGA
- a CDS encoding YfiR family protein: MLKSPFRSSPCENRSSGDSSRLTAAHFLRSFVCALALLLVVVSLTLPRAEARELLSDTDLGRKVMVDYIVHFAHHLQWPIEVFNGADAPFRICLMGGGELVEPLTSRMHRHRVQGRMVAVEQVNDGEMIRARRCQIVVMGSEMEPERLMQAVGALEFFPVLTVSAISRFAALGGMVEFAGSGANMALQLNKTRLDRAELNMGNSLFRLSRQVN; encoded by the coding sequence ATGTTGAAGTCCCCTTTCAGATCATCCCCTTGTGAAAATCGCTCTTCTGGCGATTCTTCCCGCCTCACCGCTGCACATTTCCTCCGATCATTTGTATGCGCACTGGCTCTGCTGCTGGTAGTGGTTTCCCTCACATTGCCCCGTGCCGAAGCCCGTGAGCTGCTTTCAGATACGGATCTTGGTCGCAAGGTGATGGTCGATTACATCGTGCATTTTGCCCACCATCTGCAGTGGCCGATTGAGGTATTCAATGGTGCCGATGCGCCGTTTCGTATTTGCCTGATGGGTGGTGGTGAGCTGGTGGAGCCACTGACTTCCCGTATGCACCGGCATCGGGTGCAGGGGCGCATGGTGGCGGTAGAACAGGTGAATGATGGCGAAATGATACGCGCACGCCGCTGCCAGATTGTGGTGATGGGAAGTGAAATGGAACCTGAGCGCCTGATGCAGGCGGTCGGCGCACTGGAATTCTTTCCGGTGCTGACGGTGAGCGCTATCAGCCGCTTTGCTGCACTCGGCGGTATGGTGGAGTTTGCCGGTAGCGGCGCCAATATGGCCTTGCAGCTGAACAAGACGAGGCTGGATCGGGCGGAGCTGAATATGGGGAACAGTCTGTTTCGACTGAGTCGCCAGGTAAATTGA
- the dnaJ gene encoding molecular chaperone DnaJ translates to MSKRDYYEVLGVAKGADEKELKKAYRRVAMKFHPDRNPDDKEAENKFKEANEAYEVLSDSQKRAAYDQFGHAGVEGQAGGAGAGGFGGFSDIFGDVFGDIFGGGAGGGRRGPQRGSDLRYDLELDLEEAVRGTTVKIKVPTLANCGTCHGSGAKAGSQPQTCGTCGGAGQVRMQQGFFSVQQTCPNCRGRGTVITDPCTSCHGRGRVEETKTLSVKVPPGVDTGDRIRLAGEGEAGPDGGPAGDLYVQVMVREHELFQRDGKNLYCEVPISFATAALGGDMEVPTLDGKVKLKIPAESQTGKLFRLRGKGVTPVRGGAPGDLLCRVVVETPVNLTSKQKELLEEFANTLSEKKNSPRQTGWFEGVKNFFGDMKL, encoded by the coding sequence ATGTCCAAACGCGATTACTATGAAGTGCTCGGCGTCGCCAAAGGCGCGGATGAAAAGGAGCTGAAAAAGGCTTACCGCCGGGTGGCCATGAAGTTCCATCCGGACCGCAACCCCGACGACAAAGAGGCGGAAAACAAATTCAAAGAGGCCAATGAGGCCTACGAAGTCCTTTCCGACTCGCAGAAGCGCGCGGCCTACGACCAGTTCGGGCACGCCGGCGTCGAAGGTCAGGCTGGTGGTGCCGGTGCCGGTGGTTTCGGCGGCTTTTCCGACATTTTCGGTGACGTGTTTGGCGATATCTTTGGTGGCGGCGCCGGTGGCGGTCGTCGCGGCCCCCAGCGCGGTTCCGACCTCCGCTATGACCTGGAACTGGATCTGGAAGAAGCGGTACGCGGCACTACGGTCAAGATCAAAGTGCCGACCCTGGCGAACTGTGGCACCTGCCACGGCTCTGGCGCCAAGGCGGGCTCTCAGCCCCAGACCTGTGGCACCTGCGGCGGTGCCGGTCAGGTGCGTATGCAGCAGGGCTTTTTCTCTGTGCAGCAGACCTGCCCCAACTGTCGCGGTCGCGGTACCGTAATCACCGATCCCTGCACCAGCTGTCACGGTCGTGGACGGGTGGAAGAAACCAAGACCCTGTCGGTCAAGGTGCCGCCTGGTGTGGATACCGGTGACCGCATCCGCCTCGCCGGTGAAGGCGAAGCCGGGCCCGACGGCGGACCCGCCGGCGACCTGTACGTGCAGGTGATGGTACGCGAACACGAGCTGTTCCAGCGTGACGGCAAGAATCTCTACTGTGAGGTGCCGATCAGCTTCGCCACCGCCGCCCTCGGTGGTGATATGGAAGTGCCGACCCTGGACGGCAAGGTAAAACTGAAAATCCCTGCCGAGAGCCAGACCGGCAAACTGTTCCGTCTGCGCGGCAAGGGTGTGACCCCGGTGCGTGGCGGTGCGCCTGGCGACCTGCTGTGCCGCGTTGTGGTGGAGACTCCGGTAAACCTGACCTCCAAGCAGAAAGAATTGCTGGAAGAGTTCGCTAACACCCTGAGCGAAAAGAAAAACTCCCCTCGTCAGACCGGCTGGTTTGAAGGCGTGAAGAACTTCTTTGGGGATATGAAGCTCTGA